In Anopheles gambiae chromosome 2, idAnoGambNW_F1_1, whole genome shotgun sequence, a single window of DNA contains:
- the LOC1276544 gene encoding POU domain protein CF1A produces the protein MAATAYISPGAELDMALGGGGGGGNGGGGGGYHHTSSPRSAADANEMKYMHHHHHHHHHQSAAAAAAVAAAATHHHPGGLTVPSSPSPNPAGLGSVTGGLGATPWAALQPSDPWALHAAVAHSHPAHTHPHAHPHPADVKQEMHLSQQARQQAGPGGGGGGGGGGGGGGGTGAGGGGGGGGMASPHGWHAPVHAGAHYATGTGSPLQYHAAMNGMLHHPASHHHHPAHHQSAAAGTPSLHPSLRGESPQLHLPPHHHHHHHHHHLQGDRDVSAGEEDTPTSDDLEAFAKQFKQRRIKLGFTQADVGLALGTLYGNVFSQTTICRFEALQLSFKNMCKLKPLLQKWLEEADSTTGSPTSIDKIAAQGRKRKKRTSIEVSVKGALEQHFHKQPKPSAQEISTLADSLQLEKEVVRVWFCNRRQKEKRMTPPNTMGGDMMDGMPPGHMGHGGHHGGHGGYHPHHDMHGSPMGGHSHSHSPPMLSPQGMGATVGGHHQLAAH, from the coding sequence ATGGCCGCCACCGCGTACATCTCGCCCGGCGCCGAGCTGGACATGGCgctcggcggtggcggcggtggcggtaatggcggtggcggcggcggttaCCATCACACGTCCTCGCCGCGCAGTGCGGCGGACGCGAACGAGATGAAGTAcatgcaccatcaccaccaccaccatcatcatcagtcggcggcggcggcggcagcggtggcggcggccgccACCCATCACCATCCCGGCGGGCTGACCGTGCCCTCGAGCCCGTCACCGAACCCGGCCGGGCTCGGGTCGGTGACGGGCGGGCTCGGGGCGACACCGTGGGCCGCGCTGCAGCCGAGCGACCCGTGGGCGCTCCATGCGGCCGTCGCCCACTCCCACCCTGCCCATACGCACCCGCACGCCCATCCGCATCCGGCGGACGTGAAGCAGGAGATGCACCTGAGCCAGCAAGCCCGCCAACAAGCCGGCccgggcggtggtggaggaggcggcggcggcggaggaggaggtggaggcACCGGAGCTggaggcggtggcggtggcggcggaaTGGCCTCGCCGCACGGTTGGCACGCGCCGGTACACGCGGGGGCCCACTACGCCACCGGGACCGGGTCCCCCCTGCAGTACCACGCGGCCATGAACGGTATGCTGCACCATCCGGCctcccaccatcatcaccctGCGCATCACCAAAGTGCGGCGGCCGGTACGCCGTCGCTGCATCCGTCGCTGCGGGGCGAGTCGCCCCAGCTACACCTGCCaccgcaccaccatcaccatcaccaccaccatcacctgcAGGGCGACCGGGACGTGAGTGCGGGCGAGGAGGACACACCGACGTCGGACGATCTGGAAGCGTTCGCGAAACAGTTCAAGCAGCGCCGGATCAAGCTCGGCTTCACGCAGGCGGACGTCGGCCTAGCGCTCGGCACGCTCTACGGCAACGTGTTCTCCCAGACGACCATCTGCCGGTTCGAGGCGCTGCAGCTGAGCTTCAAGAACATGTGCAAGCTGAAGCCGCTGCTGCAAAAGTGGCTTGAGGAAGCGGACTCGACCACCGGCTCGCCGACCAGCATCGACAAGATCGCGGCCCAGGGCCGGAAGCGGAAAAAGCGCACCAGCATCGAGGTGTCGGTGAAGGGAGCGCTGGAGCAGCACTTCCACAAGCAGCCGAAACCGTCGGCCCAGGAGATCTCGACGCTCGCGGACAGCCTGCAGCTGGAGAAGGAGGTGGTGCGGGTGTGGTTCTGCAACCGGCGGCAGAAGGAGAAGCGCATGACGCCGCCGAACACGATGGGCGGCGACATGATGGACGGCATGCCGCCCGGGCACATGGGGCACGGCGGGCACCACGGCGGGCACGGCGGTTACCATCCCCACCACGACATGCACGGCAGCCCGATGGGCGGGCACAGCCACAGCCACAGCCCGCCGATGCTGAGCCCGCAGGGTATGGGCGCGACGGTCGGCGGGCACCATCAGCTGGCGGCCCACTAG